DNA from Anaerolineales bacterium:
GGCGCCCCAAGGCGGCCTCGCGGTCTACATATACATCGTAGACCGAGGGCGCCTGCGGCAGGCCAGCGAGGAAGGACGCCTGCGCCAGGGTCAGTTCGCTGGCGCGCGTGCCGAAGTAGGTCTCGGCGGCGGCTTCCACGCCATAGGCCAGGTTGCCGAAGTAGATCTCGTTGAGGTACAGCTCCAGAATTTCGTCTTTGCTGTAGCGGCGCGTAATCTCGGCCGCCAGGATCGCCTCGCGCACCTTGCGCAAGTAGGTGCGCTGGGTCGCTTCTTCCGGCGAGAAGAGCAGCATGCGCGCCAATTGCTGCGTGATGGTGGAGGCGCCGGAGACGATCTCGCCATCGCTGCGGTTTTGGAAATAGGCGCGGGCGATCGACATCACATTAAAGCCGGGATGGTTGTAAAACTCCTTGTCCTCAGTGGCGATGGTGGCGGCCAGCATGTAGGGGGAGATGTCTTCCAGCGGCACATAGGTACGCCGCCCGGCGTTGGGATCCAGAATTTCGTAGAGCAGATTGCCATTGGCATCGAGGATGCGCGTGGTCTCAAATTGCGAGCCACGCGCGTGCAGATCGGCCACCGAGGGCAAGGTGGAGGCGATGGCGTAGTATTCGTAGAAGGCAAAGGCCAGCCCGGCCATCACCAGCAGGATGGCGGCGATGCCGCCGTACACTAGTACGCGCGGCAGGCAGCCCATGCGGCCCACGCGCTGCCACCAATGTTTGAGGCGTGCGCCCCAGCCTGCCCCACTGGGCAGCGGCTGGGTGGTCTCGGCGTTTTGGGGGCGGGTGGCGCGGCTGTGGCGGTAGGCCGCCCCAGTCACCCGCGTGGCCTCGGGGTCGCTCTCCGCTACGCGGCGCGGCAAGGGCATGCCGAATTCATCCATAGAGGGGCGCGGCCCGGCCGGGGTGTGGCCGAGCGGCGGCGGGGCCGGGTAGTCACCCGCCGGGATCAGCGGCTCACCGAACAGGGTGGGCGCTTCGTCGGGTGGCAGCGGGCTTTGCGGCTGGGTGTCGCTAGGCGTCGCGGCAACCGGTTGGCTGGGCTGGGTATCCCCCAGGCTGGGCTGCGGGTCGTGGGCGCCCGAAGCGGAGAGGCGCCGGAAACGGTCGCTGGCGCCCTCGCCATGCGGCGGCTGGGGCGCAGTGGGCGGGTTTTCCGGCATAGGCGCTAGTTGGGGCGGCTGAGGAACAGCGCCGTCCAGGTGCCTTTCATTAGAGTGTCCCCGGTCTGGTTCTTGAGCTCAAGCTGCAGCACGATCGAGCCGCCACCAATGCGCGGCAGCGCCTTGGTGCTGAGCACTTCGGTTTCCACGTGCACCGTATCGCCGATGTAGATCGGTTTGATGAACTTCCATTCGTTGATCTCGCGAAAGGCCATGATCGTGCCTTCCATGATGCCGGTCTGTACGATCAAGCCCGAGGCAAACGACAGACCCAGCAAGCCATGCGCGACGCGCGCCCCAAACGGCGTTGTTTTGCTAAATTCGGCATCGACATGAATTTGGTTATAGTCACCCGTCAGCCCCGCGAACATGACGATATCGGTTTCGGTCACCGTGCGCCCGGCACTGGCCAGTTTGTGGCCAACCTGAAAATCTTCAAAATACATGCCTCGTTGGGCGCGCGTTTGCTCAGTCATAGCTCTCCTCTGGCTGCAAATGAAAGGGATGGCGCGATTCTAGCATAGGGCGCAGCCAGCAGTGCCCCTGGGCATTTGTTAAACTAGGCATGTTAACTAAACGATTCTCTCCGTAATTTGTTTCCTACCCTATGCGCATACGATCCTGGCTCCTTCTGCTTTTGCTGCTGGCAGCGTGCACCTACCCGGGCACGCCAGGCCAGCCTCCCACACCCACGCCGCAGCCCAGCGCCACGCCCGCGCCCACGGCGGCGCCGCGCCTGCTGCCGCAGGCGCTGTACTTCCTGAGCACGCGCGGCGAGGGCCTGCAAGCCATCTGGCGCCTGGATGC
Protein-coding regions in this window:
- a CDS encoding MaoC family dehydratase N-terminal domain-containing protein, encoding MTEQTRAQRGMYFEDFQVGHKLASAGRTVTETDIVMFAGLTGDYNQIHVDAEFSKTTPFGARVAHGLLGLSFASGLIVQTGIMEGTIMAFREINEWKFIKPIYIGDTVHVETEVLSTKALPRIGGGSIVLQLELKNQTGDTLMKGTWTALFLSRPN